A region of the Anaeromusa acidaminophila DSM 3853 genome:
TCTAAATAGAAGGTTGGGGGCAGCAAGGAACTCCAGTAGGGGAGCAACAAGGACTCAAGGGAGAATGAAGGCAATCGCCAATTAATACACATGTAGAATCGTCGAATTATTTGCGAAGATTGCGAGGAAGGCCGATGAGCATGGAAAAGCAGAGAGTTGTACAAGAATATGTACCAGGGAAACAGGTGACCTTGGCGCACCTGATTGCTCACCCTAAGGAAGCCCTTTGCGAAAAGCTGGGAGTCGGACAAAGCGGCGCTATTGGCATCTTGACCATTACTCCTTGCGAGGCGGCTTTGATTGCTGCGGATGTAGCCACTAAAACAGCGGCCGTGGACATTGGATTTATGGATCGTTTCACCGGTTCTGTCGTGCTGGTGGGCAGCGTTTCTGCTGTGGAAGCGGCGTTGCGCCAGGTAAACGCCGTACTGATGGATGGCCTGGGTTTTACCGGGACTCGCATTACCAGGTCCTGACCTATGAAACCTACGGTTAAACGCAAGGTCATGATGGTAGGCGCGGTAGGCGCTGGCAAGACTTCGCTAGCGTATGCCTTGGGGCAGCGGGCGAAGGAAGTAAGCAAGACCAGTGATATTGAATTTTACGACGATGCTATCGATACTCCAGGGGAATATGCGCAAATCCCGCGTTTTTACTCGGCTCTCTTGGTGACCTCCATGCAAGCGGCAGGCGTGCTGATTGTGCAGGATGCTTCGCAGAGAATGCCAGTACTGCCACCCGGTTTTGCAGGCATGTTTACCAGACCGGTGGTGGGC
Encoded here:
- the eutS gene encoding ethanolamine utilization microcompartment protein EutS encodes the protein MEKQRVVQEYVPGKQVTLAHLIAHPKEALCEKLGVGQSGAIGILTITPCEAALIAADVATKTAAVDIGFMDRFTGSVVLVGSVSAVEAALRQVNAVLMDGLGFTGTRITRS
- a CDS encoding EutP/PduV family microcompartment system protein; translated protein: MKPTVKRKVMMVGAVGAGKTSLAYALGQRAKEVSKTSDIEFYDDAIDTPGEYAQIPRFYSALLVTSMQAAGVLIVQDASQRMPVLPPGFAGMFTRPVVGVVTKVDLEQADRERAKRFLVQAGVKEPVFFVSSHTGEGLDELTDCLEQMDRNSSAGGKEDIK